One window from the genome of Calonectris borealis chromosome 24, bCalBor7.hap1.2, whole genome shotgun sequence encodes:
- the CLDN25 gene encoding claudin-25: MTVAPPQRWRNRLELAPPGARRGRRRGGRCSTSVNARGRRRSGWLISARRAGQRGGVSMAGSWRAKAQAGGMLLALLGWVSSCVTTFVPLWKSLNLDLNELEVWTMGLWQVCIAREEGAVECRAHGSFLALPSELRVSRLLMCLSNGLGLLGCLLAAPGLEGWRACEERPGLKRRLLVAGGAALGTAGMATLAPVSWVAYNTVLDFWDDTVPDIVPRWEFGEATFLGWFAGAFLAASGLLLACSARSPRTATPPAPACRQPPAAWGPAGGHHPHPKNADLVI; encoded by the coding sequence ATGACCGTGGCCCCACCCCAGCGTTGGAGGAACAGGCTTGAATTAGCTCCCCCGGGCGCCAgacgcggccggcggcggggcggacgCTGCTCCACAAGTGTTAatgcccgcggccgccgccgctcaGGGTGGCTTATCTCGGCCCGGCGCGCAGGTCAGCGGGGCGGCGTTAGCATGGCCGGGAGCTGGCGGGCGAAGGCGCAGGCgggggggatgctgctggccctcCTCGGGTGGGTCTCCTCCTGCGTCACCACCTTCGTGCCGCTCTGGAAGAGCCTCAACCTGGACCTGAACGAGCTGGAGGTCTGGACCATGGGGCTCTGGCAGGTCTGCATCGCCCGGGAGGAGGGGGCGGTGGAGTGCCGAGCCCACGGCTCCTTCCTGGCGCTGCCCTCCGAGCTGCGCGTCTCCCGCCTCCTGATGTGCCTCTCCAacgggctggggctgctgggctgcctcCTCGCCGCCCCGGGGCTGGAGGGCTGGAGAGCCTGCGAGGAGAGACCCGGGCTGAAGCGGCGGCTCCTGGTCGCCGGGGGAGCGGCACTGGGCACGGCGGGGATGGCCACCCTGGCGCCGGTCTCCTGGGTCGCCTACAACACCGTCCTCGACTTCTGGGACGACACCGTCCCCGACATCGTCCCCCGGTGGGAATTCGGGGAGGCCACCTTCCTGGGGTGGTTCGCCGGAGCCTTCCTCGCCGCCAGCGGCCTGCTCCTCGCCTGCAGCGCCCGCTCCCCGAGGACCGCaacgccgccggcccccgcctgccgccagccccccgccgcgTGGGGTCCGGCCGGGGGCCACCACCCGCACCCCAAAAACGCAGACCTGGTCATCTAG
- the LOC142092604 gene encoding G protein-activated inward rectifier potassium channel 4-like: MVLPCTCNSGSRLAPEQPRGRSNSIPPAQTPTAKHVLAYLPRPPTDTSRYGTFPQKPALPATPGALAEDGQQQASATAAKRSAQMPNYPSPPRCGGGGPSKPSLPPSCSSVAAQHHPSDPSRCPPAAPREAGGHWYPMHALSVPNIPSSACGKTPARSAAVPAPEGLQSRRRKLLEEDGPVVQASKRQRQRYVTKVGKCQVNLGNIQEKKRFLSDIFTTIVDLKYRWFLFVFMMCYIVTWVVFGTVYFFDAWARGDVRHRGDPEWRACIENVDGFISALLFSVESQRTIGYGSRMVTANCAEGVVLLMAQSIVGSMIDALMVGCMFVKISRPKKRAQTLIFSKNCVVSRRDGKLCLMFRVGDLRDSHMVDAKIRAKLIKSRQTAEGEFIPLEQSELNLGYDTGEDRLFLVEPQIICHVINRRSPFWDMSAESLRREQFEIIIILEGIVEATGMTCQARTSYTEDEILWGYRFEPCMSLEKGAFRVDYSRFEMTFEVQTPAASAKELHELERQEHSTLSLYRDHLLQPRALPGPGPAEDALTGLSIPGSTAEGSRDEPPEQGATT; encoded by the exons ATGGTGCTCCCCTGCACCTGCAACAGCGGCAGCCGGCTGGCGCCCGAGCAGCCGCGCGGCCGCAGCAACTCCATCCCCCCGGCGCAGACCCCCACCGCCAAGCACGTGCTGGCTTACCTGCCCCGGCCGCCCACCGACACCAGCCGGTACGGCACCTTCCCCCAGAAG CCCGCGCTCCCGGCCACCCCCGGGGCTCTGGCGGAGGATGGCCAGCAGCAGGCCAGTGCCACTGCTGCCAAGAGAAGCGCCCAGATGCCAAACTACCCGTCCCCACCCCGCTGTGGCGGCGGTGGCCCCAGCAAGCCGTCCCTGCCGCCGAGCTGCAGCAGCGTGGCCGCCCAGCACCATCCCAGCGATCCGTCCCGGTGCCCGCCGGCCGCTCCGCGGGAGGCAGGCGGCCACTGGTACCCGATGCACGCGCTGAGCGTGCCCAACATCCCCAGCTCGGCGTGTGGCAAGACCCCCGCCCGCAGTGCCGCCGTCCCCGCCCCAGAGGGGCTGCAGAGCCGGCGCCgcaagctgctggaggaggatggCCCGGTGGTCCAGGCCAGCaagcggcagcggcagcgctaCGTGACCAAGGTGGGCAAGTGCCAGGTGAACCTCGGCAACATCCAGGAGAAAAAGCGGTTCCTCTCAGACATCTTCACCACCATCGTAGACCTCAAGTACCGCTGGTTCCTCTTCGTCTTCATGATGTGCTACATCGTCACCTGGGTGGTCTTCGGCACCGTCTACTTCTTTGACGCCTGGGCACGGGGCGACGTCAGGCACCGTGGCGATCCCGAGTGGCGGGCGTGCATCGAGAACGTGGATGGCTTCATCTCCGCCTTGCTCTTCTCGGTGGAAAGCCAGCGGACCATCGGCTACGGCTCCCGGATGGTGACGGCCAACTGCGCCGAGGGTGTCGTCCTGCTGATGGCGCAGTCCATCGTCGGCTCCATGATCGACGCCCTGATGGTGGGCTGCATGTTCGTCAAGATCTCCCGGCCCAAGAAGCGCGCCCAGACCCTCATCTTCAGCAAGAATTGCGTCGTCTCGCGCCGGGACGGGAAGCTCTGCCTGATGTTTCGCGTGGGGGACCTGCGGGACAGCCACATGGTGGACGCCAAGATCCGAGCCAAGCTGATCAAGTCCCGGCAGACGGCCGAGGGGGAGTTCATCCCCCTGGAGCAGTCAGAGCTGAACCTGGGCTACGACACGGGGGAGGACCGCCTGTTCCTGGTGGAGCCCCAGATCATCTGCCACGTCATCAACCGCCGCAGCCCCTTCTGGGACATGTCGGCCGAGTCGCTGCGCCGGGAGCAGTTTGAAATCATCATCATCCTCGAGGGCATCGTGGAAGCCACAG GAATGACGTGCCAAGCCCGCACCTCGTACACGGAGGACGAGATCCTCTGGGGGTACCGCTTCGAGCCCTGCATGTCCCTGGAGAAAGGCGCCTTCCGGGTGGACTACAGCCGCTTTGAGATGACCTTCGAGGTGCAGACCCCAGCGGCCAGTGCCAAGGAGCTGCACGAGCTGGAGCGGCAGGAGCACTCCACGCTCAGCCTCTACCGGGaccacctcctgcagccccgcgccctgccggggCCCGGGCCCGCCGAGGATGCTCTCACCGGGCTGAGCATCCCTGGCAGCACAGCCGAGGGCAGCCGGGACGAGCCGCCGGAGCAGGGGGCCACCACCTGA